Proteins from a genomic interval of Clostridium sp. AN503:
- a CDS encoding TRAP transporter small permease yields MKKFYNAVYWLFMSFCKLVFIASICITSYVVFCRYILHSTPRWGEQAILLCMVYMALISASLAVRTDTHIRVMLIDYLLPKRAIGFLKAMSHVMIFGFSLFMIIYGIQFTMLMGKSVMSGLGCKQSFLYASVPIAGVCMLLMQSEKFILFFLKMMDKVPADYKEEGGESK; encoded by the coding sequence ATGAAGAAGTTTTATAATGCAGTATACTGGCTGTTTATGTCATTTTGCAAACTCGTATTTATTGCATCCATCTGTATCACCAGCTATGTGGTATTCTGCCGGTATATCTTACACTCCACTCCCCGGTGGGGTGAGCAGGCTATCCTTCTCTGCATGGTTTACATGGCTTTGATCAGCGCCTCTTTAGCGGTACGGACGGATACCCATATCCGTGTGATGTTGATCGATTACCTGCTGCCAAAGAGAGCGATCGGCTTTTTGAAGGCCATGAGCCATGTGATGATCTTCGGCTTCAGCCTGTTTATGATCATCTATGGTATCCAGTTTACTATGCTGATGGGCAAGAGCGTCATGTCCGGTCTCGGATGCAAGCAGAGTTTTCTGTATGCATCCGTGCCCATAGCCGGAGTATGCATGCTGCTGATGCAGAGCGAGAAATTTATCCTGTTCTTCTTAAAAATGATGGACAAGGTGCCTGCTGATTATAAAGAGGAAGGAGGGGAAAGCAAATGA
- a CDS encoding TRAP transporter substrate-binding protein, with amino-acid sequence MKKKLLALTVVSALAVSLAGCGGGSTAATTAAAKAPEATTAAGAAADTTAAGSDAAAAPEIVLKYAELNSDDNINTRVGYEFAKYVDEMSNGRIKIEVYSSSTLGDEKTCLNALQMGGGTVDMYRGNTNSLSDYGFQKLNMFGLPFIFTGRDGMWKVLEDEELGQAFLTEGSEVGAGMVGLFYTDEGARNMFTTKEIKGLGDIKSMKIRVPETQLMMDTMKALGAEPTPISYSELYSSLQSGVVDGAENGYPGYASNKFYEVAPYYLLSGHTFSPGIVLMAEAKWNALSPEDQQILLDAGQKASDWNKGEIDAEEEVLRKDLEDKGVTIIDMTPEDTAAAQAACEPVWADYSKGIEDLLTKMVEIQK; translated from the coding sequence ATGAAGAAGAAATTACTGGCACTCACAGTTGTATCAGCTCTGGCAGTCAGCCTGGCAGGCTGCGGCGGCGGAAGTACAGCGGCAACTACAGCAGCGGCGAAAGCGCCGGAGGCAACCACAGCGGCAGGTGCGGCAGCAGATACCACAGCAGCAGGCAGCGATGCGGCGGCAGCGCCGGAGATCGTTTTAAAATATGCCGAGTTAAACAGCGATGACAATATCAATACCAGAGTTGGATATGAGTTCGCAAAATATGTAGACGAGATGTCAAATGGACGTATCAAGATCGAGGTATATTCCTCCTCGACCTTAGGAGATGAGAAAACCTGCTTAAACGCTTTGCAGATGGGCGGCGGCACCGTGGATATGTACCGCGGCAACACCAATTCCCTTTCCGATTACGGTTTCCAGAAACTGAATATGTTTGGCCTTCCTTTCATCTTCACCGGACGTGACGGCATGTGGAAGGTTCTGGAGGATGAGGAACTGGGACAGGCATTCCTGACAGAGGGTTCTGAGGTTGGGGCCGGTATGGTCGGCCTGTTCTACACCGACGAGGGCGCCCGCAACATGTTTACCACAAAAGAGATCAAGGGTCTTGGCGATATCAAGAGCATGAAGATCCGCGTGCCGGAGACCCAGCTGATGATGGACACCATGAAGGCCCTGGGCGCTGAGCCGACCCCGATCTCCTACAGCGAGCTGTACAGCTCCCTCCAGTCCGGCGTTGTCGACGGCGCTGAGAACGGATATCCGGGATATGCTTCCAACAAATTCTATGAAGTAGCTCCTTACTACCTGCTGAGCGGCCATACCTTCAGCCCTGGCATTGTCCTGATGGCAGAAGCAAAATGGAACGCACTCAGCCCGGAAGACCAGCAGATCCTTCTGGATGCAGGCCAGAAAGCATCTGACTGGAACAAAGGCGAGATCGATGCAGAGGAAGAAGTACTGCGCAAAGACCTGGAAGACAAGGGCGTTACCATCATCGACATGACTCCGGAAGATACTGCAGCCGCACAGGCAGCATGTGAGCCGGTATGGGCTGATTACAGCAAGGGTATTGAGGATCTGCTGACGAAGATGGTTGAAATCCAGAAATAA
- a CDS encoding TRAP transporter small permease yields MKKFYDAVYWLFMSFCKMVFIASICITTWVVFCRYILHSTPRWGEQAILMCMVYMALISASLAVRTDTHIRVMLIDYLLPKRAIGLLKGMSHVMIFGFSLFMIIYGIQFTALMGRSVMSGLGCKQSFLYASVPIAGICMLLMQSEKLFLFVMRRMGNVPEAYLKEGGGIND; encoded by the coding sequence ATGAAAAAGTTTTATGATGCAGTCTATTGGCTGTTTATGTCGTTCTGCAAAATGGTTTTTATTGCATCGATCTGTATTACTACCTGGGTGGTGTTCTGCCGCTATATACTGCACTCTACTCCGCGGTGGGGGGAGCAGGCGATCCTGATGTGCATGGTATATATGGCCCTGATCAGCGCCTCCCTTGCGGTCAGGACGGATACGCATATCCGGGTCATGCTGATCGATTATCTGCTGCCGAAACGGGCGATCGGTCTTTTGAAGGGGATGAGCCATGTGATGATATTTGGGTTCAGCCTGTTTATGATCATTTACGGCATCCAGTTTACGGCTTTGATGGGCAGGAGCGTGATGTCCGGCCTGGGCTGCAAGCAGAGCTTTCTGTATGCGTCGGTGCCGATCGCCGGTATCTGCATGCTGCTGATGCAGAGTGAAAAATTGTTTTTATTTGTTATGAGGCGGATGGGGAACGTGCCGGAAGCGTATCTGAAAGAAGGGGGAGGTATCAATGATTAG
- a CDS encoding TRAP transporter large permease, with protein sequence MISESVAIGILLITFFGFIAFRMPVAYAIGVSSVITMAYLRLPLMQVVQLMVKGVFSFSLMAVPFFIIAGEIMGKGGISDKLIELSDALVGWIRGGLAMVNIVASMFFGGISGSSAADTASLGTILIPMMVDQGYDDDFSTNVTMASSVQGILIPPSHNMVIYATVAGTVSIGRLFLAGFGPGILLGIALMIYSYYVSVKKNYPKGAPFSLRTLVKAAGSAVWGMFTVMIVVVGVVIGIFTATESAAVAVVWALIVSMFIYRKMTLKDFWQVLENALNTLAIVLILIATSSAFGWLLTYLKVPAIVSGAIMGFTTNKYLILVMMNILMLIFGTMMDMSCIILVLTPILLPIATSIGIDPVHFGVIMIVNLGIGLITPPVGSTLFIGAAISKIPIERLSRTLVPFYLVMLVVLLMVTYIPAFVMFLPNLVMPV encoded by the coding sequence ATGATTAGTGAATCTGTGGCGATTGGAATCTTACTGATAACATTTTTCGGGTTTATTGCATTTCGCATGCCGGTGGCCTATGCGATCGGTGTGTCCAGCGTGATCACCATGGCATATTTGCGGCTGCCGCTGATGCAGGTGGTACAGCTGATGGTAAAAGGGGTATTCTCTTTTTCTCTGATGGCAGTTCCGTTCTTCATTATTGCTGGTGAGATTATGGGGAAAGGCGGTATTTCTGATAAACTGATCGAGCTGTCGGATGCGCTGGTGGGGTGGATCCGCGGCGGACTGGCTATGGTCAATATTGTGGCTTCCATGTTCTTTGGCGGTATTTCCGGGTCTTCTGCGGCAGATACGGCTTCGCTGGGGACTATCCTGATCCCGATGATGGTGGATCAGGGCTATGATGATGATTTTTCAACCAATGTTACGATGGCCAGCTCGGTGCAGGGCATCCTGATCCCTCCCAGCCATAACATGGTGATCTACGCCACGGTGGCGGGCACTGTATCGATCGGGCGGCTGTTCCTGGCGGGCTTCGGGCCTGGTATTTTGCTGGGGATCGCACTGATGATCTACAGCTACTATGTATCTGTGAAAAAGAATTATCCGAAAGGTGCGCCGTTCAGCCTGAGGACCCTGGTGAAAGCTGCCGGCAGTGCGGTCTGGGGGATGTTCACGGTGATGATCGTGGTTGTGGGCGTGGTCATCGGTATTTTTACGGCAACGGAGTCAGCCGCGGTAGCGGTGGTGTGGGCGCTGATCGTGTCCATGTTCATATACCGGAAAATGACGCTGAAGGATTTCTGGCAGGTATTGGAGAATGCGCTGAACACCCTCGCGATCGTTTTGATCCTGATCGCAACCTCCTCGGCCTTTGGATGGCTGCTGACTTATCTGAAGGTCCCGGCTATTGTGTCCGGCGCGATCATGGGATTTACCACCAATAAATACCTGATCCTGGTGATGATGAATATCCTGATGCTGATCTTCGGGACCATGATGGATATGAGCTGCATCATTCTGGTGCTGACTCCGATCCTGCTCCCTATAGCGACCAGCATTGGTATTGATCCGGTGCATTTCGGCGTTATCATGATCGTGAACCTGGGGATCGGCCTGATCACCCCGCCGGTCGGATCTACTCTGTTTATTGGCGCTGCGATTTCCAAGATACCGATTGAACGGCTGTCCAGGACTCTTGTCCCGTTTTATCTGGTCATGCTGGTTGTACTGCTCATGGTTACCTATATTCCGGCGTTTGTCATGTTCCTTCCGAACCTGGTCATGCCGGTTTAA
- a CDS encoding TRAP transporter substrate-binding protein yields MKRKVLVIALASVLAVGLTGCGGGNQAAGGTGAGAGAAKSGDAKAADGPQAGGAAPEIVLKYAELNSDDNINTRVGYEFANYVDEMSKGRIRIEVYPSSTLGDEKTCLNALQMGGGTVDMYRGNTNSLSDYGFRKLNMFGLPFIFTDRESMWEVLEHEELGQAFLTEGAEAGAGMVGVFYMDEGARNMFTTKTIGGLGDIRDMKIRVPETELMMDTMKALGAQPTPISYSELYSSLQSGVVDGAENGYPGYSSNKFYEVAPYYLLSGHTFSPGIVLMAEAKWNALSPEDQQILRDAGQKASEWNKAAIEEEEVAIRKDLEDKGVTIVELTSEDKAAAQAACEPVWADYTDGIEGLLQKMIEVQR; encoded by the coding sequence ATGAAAAGAAAGGTTTTAGTAATTGCGCTGGCGTCGGTGCTGGCAGTTGGGTTGACTGGCTGCGGGGGTGGGAACCAGGCGGCGGGCGGAACTGGAGCGGGGGCCGGCGCTGCAAAAAGCGGAGATGCCAAGGCGGCGGATGGGCCGCAGGCGGGCGGCGCGGCGCCGGAGATCGTATTGAAATACGCGGAACTGAACAGTGACGACAATATCAATACGCGGGTGGGGTACGAGTTTGCAAATTATGTGGACGAAATGTCAAAAGGGCGCATCAGGATCGAGGTTTACCCCTCATCTACCCTGGGAGATGAAAAAACCTGCTTAAACGCGTTGCAGATGGGCGGCGGTACGGTGGATATGTACAGAGGGAACACCAATTCCCTGTCGGACTACGGATTTAGAAAACTCAATATGTTTGGGCTTCCGTTCATCTTTACAGACCGTGAGAGCATGTGGGAGGTCCTGGAGCATGAGGAGCTTGGACAGGCTTTTCTTACAGAAGGCGCAGAGGCAGGTGCGGGTATGGTTGGCGTTTTCTATATGGACGAGGGCGCCAGAAATATGTTTACGACCAAAACGATCGGCGGCCTTGGGGACATCCGGGATATGAAGATCCGTGTTCCTGAGACGGAACTGATGATGGATACCATGAAAGCCCTGGGCGCACAACCGACCCCCATATCCTACAGTGAACTGTACAGCTCTCTGCAGTCAGGCGTAGTGGATGGCGCAGAGAACGGATACCCGGGGTATTCGTCCAATAAGTTTTATGAGGTGGCGCCCTATTATCTGCTGAGCGGACACACATTCAGCCCGGGCATTGTGCTGATGGCGGAGGCGAAATGGAACGCCCTCAGCCCGGAGGATCAGCAGATCCTGCGCGATGCGGGGCAGAAAGCTTCTGAGTGGAATAAGGCTGCGATCGAGGAGGAGGAAGTGGCTATACGCAAGGACTTGGAAGACAAAGGCGTGACCATTGTGGAGCTGACCTCTGAGGATAAGGCTGCGGCCCAGGCAGCTTGCGAACCGGTATGGGCGGATTACACGGATGGGATTGAGGGGCTGCTTCAGAAGATGATCGAGGTTCAGCGCTAA